Within Paeniglutamicibacter psychrophenolicus, the genomic segment ATTTCGTCCGCGGCGATCACCATCTTTGCCCCGGCCTCACGTGGCGCATGGCCGCGCACGGCGGCGATGGTGAGCATCACCGCCGGGCGCCGTTCGCGACGCAGCGCCGCAACCGCCTCAATCCACGACATGGCTACTGCGTCTTCTCCCTAACCTGGCCGTGTTCGCGAACAGATTCGATGGCCCAGAACACCGCTTCCGGGGTGGCCGGGGAGGCGAGCTCCACCGAGCAGCCATCCGGGCCAAACGCCGCGACGGCCTGCCGGAGTGCTTCACGGACGGAAAAAGCCAACATCAGTGGCGGTTCGCCAACCGCCTTGGACCCGTACACGGCACCATCCTCATGGGCTTTGTCCAACAGCGAAACGTTGAAGATCTCGGGCATTTCGGAAAAGCTGGGAATCTTGTAGGTGCTCGCCGCCTGGGTTGCAACTCGTCCGCGTCCCGGGCCGTCGGAGGTATCCCACCGCAGATCTTCCAGGGTCAGCCAACCGGTGCCCTGCACGAATCCGCCTTCGATTTGCCCCAGATCCACCAGCGGCGACAACGAGTCACCTACGTCATGGACGATGTCGACCCGGCGAAGGGTGTAGGAGCCGTCAAAGCGGCTGACCTCGACCTCGCTGGCAGCGGCCCCGTAAGCGAAGTATTTGAACGGGCAGCCGGACATCCGGCCCAAGTCCCAATGCAGTCCCTCGGTACGGTAGAACCCGGCGGCCGAGAGCTGGATACGCTGGAAGTAGGCCTCACGCACAACCTCTTCCCAGCTCAGTTCCTGGCTCTTGCCCAGGGCGCTGATCCTTCCGTTGCCAAATCGAACTTCGTGAGCATGGACGCCGAATTTTCCAGCGGCAATCTGCGCCAGCCGGGTCTGGATCTGCTCGCAGGCGTCCTTCACGGCACCGCCGTTGATATCGCTGCCGGAGCTGGCGGCGGTCGCCGAGGTATTGGGCACCTTGTCCGTTCGAGTCGGAGCGTTGCGCACCTTTGACAGGGGCACTCCCAAGGTTGTGGCCGCGACCTGCAGCATCTTGGTGTGCAGCCCCTGTCCCATTTCGGTGCCGCCATGGTTCACCAACACCGACCCGTCCTTGTAGACCAGCACGAGGGCACCACCCTGGTTGAAGGCGGTGAGGTTGAAGGAGATCCCGAACTTCACCGGAGTGAGGGCCAATGCCCGTTTGGTGTTTTCATTCCGCGCGTTGAATTCGTTGATTTGCGCCTCACGTTGCGTTATCTCGGCGGATTCGAGTACCTGTTGCCAGGCCACTTCAAGCCGTTCGGGATGGCGCACCGGTTGGTAGTACGGGGTGTCTTGACCCTGCGTGTAGAAATTGCGCCGGCGCAGCTCGCGGGCCTCAATGCCCAGCTTGGGTGCGACCCGGCCCAGAATATCTTCCATCACCAGCATCCCCTGCGGTCCGCCAAAGCCACGGAATGCGGTTTGTGAGGTCTTGTGGCATTTGGCAATCCGTCCGTGCACACGGATATTCGGGACCCAGTAGCCGTTGTCTATATGGCACATCGCTCGGGTGAGCACCGGTTCGGATAAATCAAGGCTCCACCCGCCATCCGCGGTGAGGCTGGCGTCCAAGGCCAAGATCTTGCCTTGCGCGTCGAAGCCGATCTTCCAGGTCGCGTAGAACCCATGACGTTTGCCGGTCATGGTCATATCCAGGGTGCGGTCCAAGCGAACCCGCACCGGACGCCCGGTGAGTACCGCGCCCAGCGCGGCCACGGCAGCATAGCCGTGTGACTGCGTTTCCTTGCCACCGAACCCGCCACCCATCCGCAACACCTGGACCGTCACCTCATGGGCCGGGATGCCGAGCACATGGGAGACAATGGCTTGGGTTTCGGTGGGGTGCTGGGTGGAGCAATGAATAAACATTTGACCTGATTCATCAACCAGCGCGAGCGAGTTCTGCGTCTCAAGATAAAAGTGCTCTTGGCCGGAGAATTCAAAGTCTCCTTCAAATAGATGTGTTGCGTCGGCAAAGGCCCCGGCGACGTCCCCCTTGTCGATGGTGGGCCTGATCCCGTGGAAGCTCTCCGCGGCGATGGCTTCCCTAATGGTGATCAGCGAGTCGAGCGGCTCGTAGTCCACTTTGACCGCACCGGCACCGGCCTTGGCTGCTTCCAGGTTTTCGCCGAGCACCCAGGCCACCGGCTGGCCGTAGAACATCACCTCATCTACCGGAAGCATGGGTTCGTCGTGTTTGGCACCCTGGTCATTTACACCTGGGATATCTGCGGCCGTGATGACCCGCACCACCCCAGGGATTGTGCTGGCACCGCTGGTGTCCAGGTTGAGGATTTTCGCATGCGCGTGGGTGGACTGCACCGGGTAGGCGTGGAGCACCCCGGTGAGGCGCTGCGCCAAATCATCGGTGTAGAGCGCGGTGCCGGTGACATGTCCGGCCGCGGATTCGTGCCGCTGGATCTGGCCAACAATGGCCCAGGCGGGACGTTGGGATAGGTGACTCATGAGAGCGGCTCCCCCTTTGCTGCGGTGGAGTGGTCAAGCTGTTCGGCATAGAAACGTTCTAATGAGGACCTGAGCATGGCCTTTCGGTAGCCCGAGCTGGCCCGGTGGTCATCCATGGGCGTGCCCTCTTGCGCCATCGACTCGGCGGCCGCATAGATGGTGTCTAGGCACCATTCTTGACCTTCCAAGGCAGCCTCCGTGGAGGTGGCTCTTAATGGGGTGGCTGCCACACCTCCTAGTCCAATGCGAGCTTTGGTGATGTGGTTGTTTTCGACGGTCACCGCATAACCGATGGCCACACTGGAGATATCGTCAAAGCGTCGTTTGGAGATCTTCTGAAAACTGGTCAGGGGTGCAAGCGGCAGTGGGATGCGAATCGCGGTGATCAGTTCCCCGGCGGCGCGTACGGTCTGTCGATAACCGGTGAAGTACTGCGCTAGCGGCACAATGCGACTGCCCGAGGTGCTGCCCAACACCAGTTCTGCCTCCAGTGCCAGCAGCGCCGGAGGGGTATCCCCGATAGGCGAACCGGTACCCAAGTTTCCGCCAATGGTGGCGCCATTTCGGATAAGACGTGAGGCGAACTGCGGGAAGAGTTTACCCAGCAGCGGGATCTTTCCTGCTAATAGACGTTCGAGTTCGCTCAGGGTGCAGGCCGCACCGAGCTCGATATAGTTTGCGGTGACGTGAATTTGGCGCAACTCGGCAAGCCGGTCGACGGCCAGCATCGATCGGGCAC encodes:
- the xdhB gene encoding xanthine dehydrogenase molybdopterin binding subunit, whose product is MSHLSQRPAWAIVGQIQRHESAAGHVTGTALYTDDLAQRLTGVLHAYPVQSTHAHAKILNLDTSGASTIPGVVRVITAADIPGVNDQGAKHDEPMLPVDEVMFYGQPVAWVLGENLEAAKAGAGAVKVDYEPLDSLITIREAIAAESFHGIRPTIDKGDVAGAFADATHLFEGDFEFSGQEHFYLETQNSLALVDESGQMFIHCSTQHPTETQAIVSHVLGIPAHEVTVQVLRMGGGFGGKETQSHGYAAVAALGAVLTGRPVRVRLDRTLDMTMTGKRHGFYATWKIGFDAQGKILALDASLTADGGWSLDLSEPVLTRAMCHIDNGYWVPNIRVHGRIAKCHKTSQTAFRGFGGPQGMLVMEDILGRVAPKLGIEARELRRRNFYTQGQDTPYYQPVRHPERLEVAWQQVLESAEITQREAQINEFNARNENTKRALALTPVKFGISFNLTAFNQGGALVLVYKDGSVLVNHGGTEMGQGLHTKMLQVAATTLGVPLSKVRNAPTRTDKVPNTSATAASSGSDINGGAVKDACEQIQTRLAQIAAGKFGVHAHEVRFGNGRISALGKSQELSWEEVVREAYFQRIQLSAAGFYRTEGLHWDLGRMSGCPFKYFAYGAAASEVEVSRFDGSYTLRRVDIVHDVGDSLSPLVDLGQIEGGFVQGTGWLTLEDLRWDTSDGPGRGRVATQAASTYKIPSFSEMPEIFNVSLLDKAHEDGAVYGSKAVGEPPLMLAFSVREALRQAVAAFGPDGCSVELASPATPEAVFWAIESVREHGQVREKTQ